ATTGCTTTTATTCTTCGGGGTAATCGCCCCGATGGGTTAAAATTTTATAACCGATCGATTCCATCCGTTTACTTAAACAACCCCGACATTCCGCGGCTTCATCACCGGTACAAATTTTATTATCATATAAACTATAATCTTTTCGTACTGCTACCGGCGACAAGTTAGGCATGACCACATTAGCCCCAGCCCGAATTCCCAGTTCCCGGCCATCCGGATTAATCGTTCCCAATGCTGTTGTCGCTGGAATTAGAGCCTTTGGCAAAAGCAAGCGCAAAATTGAAATCAATAGCAGGGTTTCTTCCAAAGTTCCGGCCTTGGCATTTTTATAAGGGGTCTGGTGATGCGGGATAAAAGGGCCGATCCCAATCATCTGCGGGTCCAGGGTTTTAATAAAAACCAAATCCTCGACAAGGTTGTCAATTGTTTGATGGGGCGATCCCACCATAAACCCGGTGCCAACCTGAAATCCGATTTTTTTTAGCTCCACCAAACATTGTTTTCGATTTTTTAGACTGAGTTCCAGGGGATGAAGTTTTTGGTAATGTTCATTACTTGCGGTTTCATGCCGTAATAAATAACGATTGGCTCCGGCCGCAAAAAATGCTTCATAAACCGCTTTAGGCCGTTCTCCCAACGAGAGTGTAATGGCACAATCATGATAAGCCCGACGTATTTTTTCGATCAGTTTAACCATTTGTTCATCGGAAAAACCCGGGTCTTCCCCACCTTGCAGCACAAAGGTGCGAAATCCCAGCTCATAACCATTCTGGCAACAATCGAGAATTTCGGTTTCGGTCAAGCGATACCGATTAACCTGATTATTACTACCGCGAATCCCGCAATAGTAGCAATTATTTTTACAATAATTGCTGAATTCAATCAGTCCCCGGATGTAAACCCCTTTTCCAAAGGTTTCGTGGGCGACTTTTTGGGCCCGACCGGATAGTTCCCGCCGTAGTTCGGGGGTATTATTTTCAAGCAGCCACCGAAATTCGGATTTTTCGAGATTGTGTTGACGCTCCAGTTTTGCGATAATTTTATTCATCACGTTCCTCATCTTCATCATTTTTAGGTAATTTTGAATAAACCGTTTTAACACTTAAGCCATCAATCATCCCCAGTTTCCCCGAAAGTGAACTGATGATATTGGTTGAGGCATCGACGACGACACTGATCACCGAAATATTCCGTTGATGATATGGAATCCCCATCCGTCCCACAATATGTTCGCCGTAGTCATGAAGTACGTGATTCAATTTTTCAACCGCATCTTTTTTTTCGACAACTATCGCAATGAGACCAATTCTTTTTTCCATCTAATTATCCTCTTTTCACCTTCTTTTTTTAACAAGCTATCCTCAAACAACAACGCAATCAGGATTTTGCTGTATTTCACGTAAAAAAAATCCCTGCACTGAAGTGCAGGGAAAACACGCAAACAACCAAATCATTTAGGGTAAAATGATACGGATTAATCACACATGATTCTCTCGCCTTTCCATTAGGGACGAACCCGCATGGCATCAGTACGATAGCTTTGTATTAATTTATTAATACTTTCTCAGTTCCCCGTCAGATCAGACTTGCTTCACTTTCAGTTCACTGTTGTTGAAAAGGATATCACAAACCAACTCAACCTTCAATCATTATCAATGAGAAATTTTTGCACTTACTTTTGATATCACAAGAAATACTATTAATTTCCTAAAATTAAAGACAATTATTTGCCCAAACACGAGTCGCTTTTTCACAAACAACGACTCGTGAATCGGTTAAATAATTGTCTTTAGCAGTTACCTTTTTGTTTAAATTTATCAGGACGATCATTTATTCGCTGCACCGCCCGCTATTTCACTTAACCACGTCTTTTTTTATTTAATCCAAATTGTGAATAAATAATCCACTTCGTAATTTAGGTTCAAACCAGGTTGATTTTGGCGGCATTAATAAATCGGCATCGGCGATATTCATTAATTCTTCAATTGAGGTCGGATACATCGAAAAAGCTAAAGCCATGTCGTCATTAGCACGACGTTCCAGTTCTTTTAAACCACGAATTCCGCCCACAAAATCAATCCGTTTATCGGTACGAATGTCGCCAATTCCCAGAATCGGAACTAAAATGTTGTTTTGCAGAATCGCCACATCCAGCGAATTAACCGGATCAGTAGGATCATAAACCCCTTCTTTAACCGTCAGCAAATACCATTTTCCATCCACATATAAACCAAAACTGCCTTTTTGAGGTGGTTTTACCGGCTCTGCACCACGTGCTTCAATATCAAATTTTTCAGACAGAGTATCTAAAAAAACTTCCACACTTAATCCGTTAAGATCTTTGACGACGCGGTTATAATCCATGATATAAAGCTGTTCATCGGGGAATAAAACGGATAGGAAATAGTTAAATTCTTCGTCTCCGGTATAGTTGGGATTCGCTTCCCGACGCATCAGTCCAACTTTAACAGCGGAAGCTGAACGGTGATGTCCATCGGCAATGTATAGGCTTTTGACATCGCCAAACTTTTCAACTAAGCCATTAATGACTGCCTCATCGTCAACTACCCAGGCCCGATGGGTAATTCCATCTTCGGAAATAAAATCATAAACCGGTTCGTGTTCTTTTTGCCAGGTACCGATCATTTCATTGATGGCATCCTGCGCCCGATAGGTTAGAAAAATCGGTCCGGTATTAGCGTTACAGGCATCTACATGTTTGATTCGATCTTCTTCCTTGTCAGCGCGGGTTAATTCATGTTTTTTAATGGTATTATCGAGATATTCGTCAATAGCGGTACAAACAACTAAACCTACCTGGCTTCGTCCGTCCATAACCAATTCATAAATATATAAACAATCGTTTGTATCTTGGGTTAAGGCGTTACGGTGAAATAATTTCTCCAGATTTTTTCGGGCAGTTTCATAAACAAAAGGATCATTAATTTTTATTCGTGGATCCAATGTCGTTTCAGGTCGATCAACACGTAAAAATGAATCCAGTTTACCGCGCGCCGCAATGGCTGCTTCTTCCCGGTTGTACACGTCATAAGGCAGTGCCGCAACATCCTGAGCTTTTTCAGGAAAAGGGCGAACCGCTTTAAAAGGTTTGATTGTTGCCATGGTATTCCTCCTGTTTTTAAACAAAGAAGTGGTCTTCATCAATCCGAAGCCACTTCTTTGTCTGATTTTTTGATTTTCCTTATTTAATAATCCGTACGCGCGTGACGCCTTTGATTCCTTTTAATGCAGTTTTTACATCTTCACCAACGTTACAGTCAACATCGATCATCGTGTATGCCCAAGCACCTCTGTTTTTATTGGTCATAATCGAAATATTGATATCATTGTCGGCCAAAATTTTAGTGATTTGACCTAACATATTCGGGACATTGGCATGGTTAACGGTAATTCGATTTGCCGATTCACAAATCCCCATATCACAATCCGGATAATTGACTGAATTAATGATGTTCCCATTTTCCAGATATTCTTTTAATGAATGAATCACCATTTCCGCGCAATTCTCTTCGCTTTCTGGGGTCGACGCTCCCAAATGTGGGATATTGATAACATTTTTCATTTTCAATAATCGTTCGTTAGGAAAATCTGTTACATAACTTGCAACGATTCCCTCCTCGATGGCATTTTCCAAAGCGTCGTAATTAACTAATCCACCGCGGGCAAAATTAAGTAATCGCAGACCTTCTTTGGTATCTTTTAACAAGTTGGCATTAACATAATCTTTTGTTTCTTCCATAAATGGAATATGCAACGATATATAATCACAGTTTTTAAATATTTGTTCTTTGCTGGCAGCGCGTCGAACTTTTCGACTTAAACCCCAAGCATTATTGATTGAAATAAATGGATCAAAACCATAAACCTTCATCCCCAAATCAACCGCCATATTGGCAACCAACACGCCAATTGCGCCTAAACCGATAACGCCTATTTTTTTACCATAAAGTTCCGGACCGCTAAAAGCACTTTTGCCTTTTTCAACCAGCGCGGGAACTTCATCGCCTTTATCAACTAATGTGTTTGACCATTCAATCCCATCAACGACCTTACGTGACGAGATCAGCATCCCGGCAATTACTAACTCTTTTACCGCGTTCGCGTTGGCCCCCGGTGAGTTACAAACCACAATCCCTTTTTCCGAACATTTATCTAAAGGAATATTATTAACCCCGGCTCCGGCTCGACCAACAAATTTAACGCTGGCCGGCAGATCCATATCATGCATTTTAAAACTTCTTAATAAAATGGCATCAGGATTTTCCGGTTGATCTAAAACCGTGTAATTATCACTTAATATTTTTAACCCTTTTTTAGAAATATTATTAAGGGTTTGTATTTTATAATTCAATAGCTTATTTCCTTTCTTACTGAAACCGCCTAGGCGTTTTCTTTTTCAAATTTCTGCATGAAATCAATGAGGGTATCAATTCCCGCCATTGGCATGGCATTATAAATACTTGCCCGCATCCCGCCAACACTACGGTGGCCTTTCAGGTTTTCCATCCCGGCTTTTTTACTTTCTTTAACAAATAAAGCATCTAATTCGTCTGATCCGGTGATAAAAGGGACATTCATTAATGAACGATCTTCAGGAACGACGGTGCCTTTATAAAATGCACTGTTATCGATAAAATCATACAATTTTTGCGCTTTTTCTTTATTGATTGCTTCCATTTCGGCAACGCCACCGTTTGCTTTGACCCATTCATAAACCAATTTACAAATATAGATGCCGTAACATGGTGGTGTATTGTAGCTTGAATCATTATCTGCATGGGTTTTATATTTTAACATTGTTGGCGTAAAATCTTTAGCATAATCCAATAAGTCCTTGCGGATAATTACCGCTGTTACCCCGGCAGGTCCCATATTTTTCTGGGCACCGGCATAAATCAGACCAAATTTTGAGACATCATATACTTCAGATAAGATATTCGAGGACATGTCTCCCACTAATGGCACGTTCCCTGTTTCCGGAAGGCTATCCGGTTTAAATCGCGTTCCGTAGATCGTATTATTAACGCAAATATGGAAGAAATCAGCATCTGGGGTAAAATCTTTAGATGCTACCTTGGGAATATAGGAAAAGGTTTTATCCTCAGATGATGCAATCACTTTTGCTTCGCCATAACGAGCCGACTCTTGATAAGCCTTTTTTG
This is a stretch of genomic DNA from Acetobacterium woodii DSM 1030. It encodes these proteins:
- a CDS encoding TM1266 family iron-only hydrogenase system putative regulator, whose protein sequence is MEKRIGLIAIVVEKKDAVEKLNHVLHDYGEHIVGRMGIPYHQRNISVISVVVDASTNIISSLSGKLGMIDGLSVKTVYSKLPKNDEDEERDE
- the serC gene encoding 3-phosphoserine/phosphohydroxythreonine transaminase, whose translation is MKRVYNFSAGPSCLPLEVLQKAADEMVSYGESGMSVMEMSHRSSYFIDILHEAKSLYKELMNVPDNYEILFLQGGASTQFSMIPLNLFSKTNKADFIITGSWAKKAYQESARYGEAKVIASSEDKTFSYIPKVASKDFTPDADFFHICVNNTIYGTRFKPDSLPETGNVPLVGDMSSNILSEVYDVSKFGLIYAGAQKNMGPAGVTAVIIRKDLLDYAKDFTPTMLKYKTHADNDSSYNTPPCYGIYICKLVYEWVKANGGVAEMEAINKEKAQKLYDFIDNSAFYKGTVVPEDRSLMNVPFITGSDELDALFVKESKKAGMENLKGHRSVGGMRASIYNAMPMAGIDTLIDFMQKFEKENA
- a CDS encoding DUF1015 domain-containing protein, with the protein product MATIKPFKAVRPFPEKAQDVAALPYDVYNREEAAIAARGKLDSFLRVDRPETTLDPRIKINDPFVYETARKNLEKLFHRNALTQDTNDCLYIYELVMDGRSQVGLVVCTAIDEYLDNTIKKHELTRADKEEDRIKHVDACNANTGPIFLTYRAQDAINEMIGTWQKEHEPVYDFISEDGITHRAWVVDDEAVINGLVEKFGDVKSLYIADGHHRSASAVKVGLMRREANPNYTGDEEFNYFLSVLFPDEQLYIMDYNRVVKDLNGLSVEVFLDTLSEKFDIEARGAEPVKPPQKGSFGLYVDGKWYLLTVKEGVYDPTDPVNSLDVAILQNNILVPILGIGDIRTDKRIDFVGGIRGLKELERRANDDMALAFSMYPTSIEELMNIADADLLMPPKSTWFEPKLRSGLFIHNLD
- the hydE gene encoding [FeFe] hydrogenase H-cluster radical SAM maturase HydE translates to MNKIIAKLERQHNLEKSEFRWLLENNTPELRRELSGRAQKVAHETFGKGVYIRGLIEFSNYCKNNCYYCGIRGSNNQVNRYRLTETEILDCCQNGYELGFRTFVLQGGEDPGFSDEQMVKLIEKIRRAYHDCAITLSLGERPKAVYEAFFAAGANRYLLRHETASNEHYQKLHPLELSLKNRKQCLVELKKIGFQVGTGFMVGSPHQTIDNLVEDLVFIKTLDPQMIGIGPFIPHHQTPYKNAKAGTLEETLLLISILRLLLPKALIPATTALGTINPDGRELGIRAGANVVMPNLSPVAVRKDYSLYDNKICTGDEAAECRGCLSKRMESIGYKILTHRGDYPEE
- a CDS encoding phosphoglycerate dehydrogenase, with amino-acid sequence MNYKIQTLNNISKKGLKILSDNYTVLDQPENPDAILLRSFKMHDMDLPASVKFVGRAGAGVNNIPLDKCSEKGIVVCNSPGANANAVKELVIAGMLISSRKVVDGIEWSNTLVDKGDEVPALVEKGKSAFSGPELYGKKIGVIGLGAIGVLVANMAVDLGMKVYGFDPFISINNAWGLSRKVRRAASKEQIFKNCDYISLHIPFMEETKDYVNANLLKDTKEGLRLLNFARGGLVNYDALENAIEEGIVASYVTDFPNERLLKMKNVINIPHLGASTPESEENCAEMVIHSLKEYLENGNIINSVNYPDCDMGICESANRITVNHANVPNMLGQITKILADNDINISIMTNKNRGAWAYTMIDVDCNVGEDVKTALKGIKGVTRVRIIK